One genomic region from Bombus huntii isolate Logan2020A unplaced genomic scaffold, iyBomHunt1.1 ctg00000057.1, whole genome shotgun sequence encodes:
- the LOC126875776 gene encoding uncharacterized protein LOC126875776: MQILTGHGIFNCYRHKIGKQSHTSCWDCGAVMDDAEHVLFWCLRWTEERTELEVEIGQDFQLENRVVEKMAAEERLWNRFHDFCTKAMKCWLPKERAVEVRRRWEGRRRRMTGVEERG, encoded by the coding sequence ATGCAGATCCTTACGGGACACGGTATCTTTAACTGTTACCGTCATAAGATCGGCAAACAGTCTCACACCAGCTGTTGGGATTGTGGTGCGGTGATGGATGACGCCGAGCATGTGCTATTTTGGTGCCTTAGATGGACGGAGGAGAGAACGGAATTGGAGGTCGAGATCGGTCAAGATTTTCAATTGGAGAACCGAGTCGTTGAGAAGATGGCAGCAGAGGAGCGGTTGTGGAACAGGTTTCATGACTTTTGTACAAAGGCGATGAAATGCTGGCTTCCTAAGGAAAGGGCGGTGGAGGTCAGGAGAAGATGGGAAGGAAGGAGGAGAAGAATGACCGGAGTCGAGGAGAGAGGATAA